In Vanrija pseudolonga chromosome 4, complete sequence, a single window of DNA contains:
- the aro-8 gene encoding Phospho-2-dehydro-3-deoxyheptonate aldolase encodes MPTTSSLIVPLSRRLLPLPSSSYHRILVHRATLATMAANAWSPSSWREKPIAQDVIYEDKAHLDRVLGKLRRLPPLVSPAEIDRLRTQLADVAVGKAFLLQGGDCAELFDDCSQSPIEHKLSLILLMSLIILHGSRLPVVRVMRIAGQYAKPRSKPTEVVELEVTEVVDGKTVTRKEKKEVLSFRGDNVNGYEPTDRQADPERLLGAYFHSTASLNYIRTLLASGFADLHKPLDWSFSHVRSAELQEAFSSVIESLQESLSFMKIATGTSGGKERGGAETVDLFTSHEALLLEYEEAFTRLGGDGVPQSFSTPPTRPGTPSVSRSVSHARVPTSDSNAAPSPSASIQLPRPKYYNTSSHFIWIGDRTRQVDGAHVEYFRGIANPIGVKVGPTMQPDELVRLLDVVNPDRIPGKVTVIGRYGADKVDQYLPGHIDAVKKTDHVVVWQCDAMHGNTKTSAADPTLKTRHFRDVIQEITRSLEIHREKGTILGGIHLELTGEVNEEGYSVTECIGGSMELEDKDLNLNYRTHCDPRLNYEQSLDVAFLLADHLKARRRGQQPRPDILSALRGRQ; translated from the exons ATGCCTACAACGTCGTCTCTCATTGTCCCACTCTCTCGACGCCTACTCCCTctcccttcctcctcctACCACCGCATCCTAGTACACCGCGCAACCCTCGCAACCATGGCCGCAAACGCGTGGTCTCCTTCGTCTTGGCGCGAAAAGCCCATCGCCCAGGATGTCATCTACGAGGACAAAgctcacctcgaccgcgtcctcggcaagctGCGCCGTCTCCCGCCTCTCGTCTCCCCTGCCGAG ATTGACAGGCTGCGCACTCAGCTCGCCGATGTTGCTGTCGGAAaggccttcctcctccaaGGTGGCGACTGCGCCGAGCTCTTTGACGACTGCTCGCAG TCGCCCATCGAGCACAAGCTTTCATT GATCCTCCTCATGTCCTTGATCATCCTCCACGGCTCGCGTCTCCCCGTCGTCCGTGTCATGCGCATTGCGGGCCAGTACGCCAAGCCTAGGTCAAAGCCTaccgaggtcgtcgagctcgaggtcaccgaggtggtcgacggcaagacggTGACTcgcaaggagaagaaggaagTTCTCAGCTTCCGTGGTGACAACGTCAACGGTTACGAGCCCACTGATCGCCAGGCCGACCCTGAGCGTCTTCTCGG TGCCTACTTCcactcgacggcctcgctcAACTACATCCgtaccctcctcgcctctGGCTTCGCCGACCTCCACAAGCCGCTCGACTGGTCCTTCTCCCATGTTCGCTCCGCCGAGCTCCAGGAGGCGTTCTCCAGCGTCATTGAGAGCCTCCAGGAGAGCTTGAGCTTCATGAAGATTGCGACTGGTACCTCTggcggcaaggagcgcggcggtgccgaaACTGTCGACCTCTTCACCAG TCACGAGGCATTGCTGCTCGAGTATGAGGAGGCCTTCAcccgcctcggcggtgaTGGTGTCCCCCAGTCGTTCTCGACTCCTCCCACCCGCCCCGGCACGCCGTCCGTGTCGCGCTCCGTGTCTCACGCTCGCGTCCCAACATCCGACTCAAATgcggcgccatcgccgtctGCCAGCATCCAGCTCCCTCGCCCCAAGTACTACAACACCTCGAGCCACTTCATCTGGATTGGTGACAGGACGCGACAGGTGGACGGCGCCCACGTCGAGTACTTCCGCGGAATCGCCAACCCTAT TGGTGTCAAGGTTGGACCTACAATGcagcccgacgagctcgtccgcctTCTCGACGTGGTCAACCCCGACCGCATTCCCGGCAAGGTCACCGTCATTGGCCGctacggcgccgacaaggtcgaccagTACCTCCCTGGCCACATTGACGCCGTCAAGAAGACTGACCACGTTGTTGTCTGGCAGTGCGATGCCATGCACGGCAA TACCAAGACGTCCGCGGCCGACCCTACGCTCAAGACGCGCCACTTCCGCGACGTCATCCAGGAGATCACCCGCTCGCTCGAGATCCACCGCGAGAAGGGCACCATCCTCGGCGGTATCCACCTCGAGTTGACTGGCGAGGTCAATGAGGAGGGCTACTCGGTT ACCGAGTGCATCGGCGGTTCgatggagctcgaggacaaggacctCAACCTCAACTACCGCACCCACTGCGACCCCCGACTCAACTACGAGCAGTCGCTTG ATGTGGCGTTCCTTCTCGCCGACCACCTCAAGGCAAGGAGGAGAGGACAGCAACCTCGCCCCGACATTCTGTCGGCCCTCCGCGGCCGCCAGTAG
- the ARO7 gene encoding Chorismate mutase encodes MLPRLSTATTPLARRYISATFAPPLLSSPNMNITTGATVDQILHINNIRDQLIRLEDTIIFLLIERAQFALNKRIYEAGAFKDQIKWDGSWLEWFLFEIESFHGALRGLEGPDEHPFTPIDKLPQPVIDVQHYPPLLYQPAASHPDVNVNARILDFYVNHIVPGITLPSPGSPRQRRLSISGRDASLDDGNYGSAATRDVEVLQALSRRIHFGMFVSESKFREAPHDFIPHILADPPNKAALEALITKPAVEAKLLVRLANKARVYGCEMDGDGKVIESPDGIVGKIDIEQVVGLYRDWVIPLTKDVEVDYLVHRLEGVPQEDIDAWLAAGERQWK; translated from the exons ATGCTACCTCGCCTTTCGACAGCTACAACACCTCTAGCCAGACGCTACATCTCTGCGACTTTTGCACCCCCACTCCTCTCTTCGCCCAACATGAACATTACCACCGGCGCTACCGTCGACCAGATCCTGCACATCAACAACATCCGCGACCAGCTCATCCGCCTCGAGGACACGATCATCTTTT TGCTCATTGAGCGCGCGCAGTTTGCGCTCAACAAGCGTATCTACGAGGCCGGAGCGTTCAAGGACCAGATCAAGTGGGACGGCTCATGGCTCGAGTGGTTCCTGTTCGAGATTGAGAGCTTCCATGGTGCGTTGCGTGGGTTGGAGGG CCCCGACGAGCACCCGTTCACGCCCATCGACAAGCTGCCCCAGCCCGTCATCGACGTGCAGCACtacccgccgctgctgtaCCAACCGGCCGCGAGCCACCCAGACGTAAACGTCAACGCGCGCATCCTCGACTTCTACGTCAACCACATCGTGCCCGGCATCACGCTCCCCTCGCCCggctcgccgcgccagcgcagGCTGTCCATCTCGggccgcgacgccagcctcgacgacggcaactacggctcggcggcgacgcgcgacgtcgaggtcctGCAGGCGCTGAGCCGCCGTATCCACTTTG GCATGTTCGTCTCCGAGTCCAAGTTCCGCGAGGCTCCGCACGACTTTATCCCGCACATCCTGGCCGACCCGCCCAAcaaggcggcgctcgaggcgctcatcACCAAGCCGGctgtcgaggccaagctgcTCGTACGCCTCGCCAACAAGGCGCGCGTGTACGGCTGCGAGatggacggcgacggcaaggtcaTCGAGAGCCCCGACGGCATCGTCGGCAAGATTGACatcgagcaggtcgtcggcctctACCGCGACTGGGTCATCCCGCTCaccaaggacgtcgaggtcgactacCTCGTCCACCGTCTCGAGGGCGTCCCCCAGGAGGACATCGACGCATGGCTTGCTGCTGGTGAGAGGCAATGGAAGTGA